The genomic segment GGGCGACGACATCGTGTACGGCGAGGACGGCGACGACCGGATCGAGGGCGAGGCCGGAAGCGACAGGCTGTACGGCGGTCCGTGCAACGACGTCATCCTCGGCGGGCTCGGGTGCAACGTGATCGACGGCGGTCCGGGCAAGAACTTCGTCTACGATGAGGGAAGCTGCGCCCCGTGCCCAGCGCCGATCCAGCCCCAAGCCTGCCCGCCAGCACCGCCCACCCCACCGGTCTGCACCGCCCCCAGGGCCGTGAAGGCGGTGGACGAGGGCGGAAGCATCGTGCTGCGGGCCGAGATCCACGATCCGGACGGCGACCCGGTGACGGTCACCTGGTCGGCCCCGACGGGGTTCTTCTCCGATCCCCACGCCGTGGAGACCACCTACTACGCCCCGTGGGTCACCGCCTGCGAGGGCGAGGACGTGGTGATCACGGTGGTGGCGGAGGACGCGTGCGGGGCCAAGGCCACGGACCGCCTGATCCTGCGTGTGCGCAACGTGAACCATCCCCCGGCGGCCGATGCCGGGCCCGACCTCGTGGTGGACGAGGGGGGCCGGATCCAGATCCTTGCCTCGGCCTGCGATCCGGACGGGGACGCCCTGACCTACTTGTGGACCGTTTCCTGCGGCCGGGGGTCGTTCGATAACCCGCGGGCGCTCCAGCCGACCTACATCGCCCCGTTCACCAGCCGGTGCGAGGGGGAGACCGTCGAGCTCACCCTCACCGTGCGCGACGCGTGTGGGGCGGAGGCCAAGGACACGGTGCGCGTGCACGTGCGCAACGTGAACCGCGCCCCGTGGGCCGACGCTGGCCCGGACCTCCAGGTGCCCGAGGGTGGCCAGATCATGATCCTCGGGAAGGCCGGGGATCCGGACGGGGAGGCGCTTGCGATCTCATGGTGGGCGAGCGCGGGCACGCTCTTGGGCGCCGAGACCCTGTGCCCGGTGTTCGTGGCCCCGGAGGTGGAGGGCTGTGAGGCGATGGACGTGACGGTGATCCTGCACGTCATGGACCCGTGCGGGGCGAGCGCCCAGGACAGCCTGACCATCCGGGTGTTCAACGTGAACCGGCCGCCCACGGTCAAGGCCGATCCGTAGTACAAGCGCACCTTTGCCGAGCGAAGGGGCCGCTTTCCGCGGCCCCGTTCTTTTTCTCCCCGCCGTCCAGGATCCGGTCGTGCTCGCCCTTTGGCTCGCACTACATCTGCGCGGCTTCACACAGGACCCGCTCCGGCGGGCAGAAAAGGCGGGGAAGTTCGGCGGCCACCCGTTCCCCGATCGGGTTCTCCCTCTGGGCGAGGAAGTGCCCGAGCTGGGCGTGGAGGCACTTCACCCGCCGTGGGTTCCGCAGGCCGGCGATTCCCGTCTCCACCGCATCCCACGCGTTCCGGGTGATCAGGAACTCGCGGTCCTCGGGCGCAAGCAGGGCCAGGCGTTCGGCCCGGTACGTCTCGTGGGCGCGGGCGTAGGCCACGGCGAGGTCCGGATCCCGGGCGAGCAGCGCCTCGTAGCGCTTGACCCCGCCCGCGGCCTCCAGGCGTGAAACGGCGGCCACGAGGAACGGACACGTCAGCCAAAACAGCGTGGGGAACACTACGAATCCGTCATCGAACAGGTGCAAAGGGTGGCTCATCACCACCTGGGGGTAGCCGTACGGGCAGCGCCTGGCCACGGCCAGCACCCCTTCCGGGGGCCGGCCGAGCTGCCACGCGATCACGCGGAAGTCGGCCGTGGTGGGACGGTCGGTCACGCTTCTCCACGGTACGCCGCCGCCAGCCCATGGGCCAGGGCCCACTCCCGGAGAGAGATCGCCTCCACCGCGGGCACGCCCAAGGGGCGGAAGGCCTCCAGGATTGTGCGGATCCCGTCTTCCACCGTCACCTCCCGCCCGGTGAGGGTGGAGAGGTGGCCCACCGGGGCGGGGTGGGAGGGCACACCGGTTGGGGCGTATCCCGGGCGCAGGGCGAGGAGCAAGCTGTCCATGGAGAGCGCGTCCGGCCAAAGGAGGAGGGTCCCGTGGTGGAGGAGGGCCCGGCGGCGGAGCTGGGCCGAGCCGGACACCTTGGGCTCGCCCACGAACACCGCGCCCTCGCGGGCCTCGGCCGGGAGCCCAAACCTGTCGCGGATGGCACCGGCGAGGAGCCCGCTCAGACGATTTTGCGAGCCGCGCACCGAGGCCCACGGCCCGCTTAAGGGGAGGTAGAGCGAGAAGTTCAGGTTCCCCGGGTGGTGGTACACCGCCCCGCCTCCAGAAGGGCGCTTAAGGACCGGGACGCGGTACCGTTCGCATAGAGCCAGGTCCGCCTCGTCCTCGGCCCTCTGCCCGCGGCCGACGACTACGCACCGCCCGTTCCGCCAGATGCGTAGGGTGGGGGGCATGCGGCCCTCGGCCACCTGGGCGAGGATCGCTTCCTCCAGGCCCAGGTTCACCGTCGGGTCGCGGAACGCGAGGTCGAGGAGGACCCTCATCTTCTCACCCCAAGCTCCCGGTAGGCCTCGGCCGCCCGGAACGAGGTCCGCGCCATCGGGCCAGACACCACCCCCGGGAAACCCATCGCCCGTGCCCGCACCTCCCACCGGCGGAACTCCTCAGGCGGCACATACCGGGCCACCGGGAGCTGCCTCGGGGTCGGCCGCAGATACTGGCCGAGGACGATGATGTCCACCCCGGCCGCCCCCAGATCGGCCAACGCCTCGCCCAGCTCGTCCTCCGTCTCCCCGAGACCGAGGAGGAGCGAGGACTTGGTACGCAACTGCGGGTCGAGCTCCTTGAGCGTCCGCAGCACGGAAAGGGAAAGGTCGTACCCGGCCCGGCGGTCGCGCACGGGCGGGGAGAGCCGGCGCACCGTCTCCAGGTTATGGCCCACCACCGCTGGCCCGGCGGCGACCACCGTGCGGAGCGCCTCCCGATCGCCCCCGAAGTCCGGGAGGAGCGCCTCGACCAGGGCGTCCGGGACCGCTTCGCGGACGGCGCGGATCGCCGCGGCGTAGTGGGCGGCCCCCCCATCGGGGAGGTCGTCCCGGTCCACCGACGTCAGCACCACGTACCGAAGCCCAAGCTCTTGCACCGCCCGGGCGAGGCGACCGGGCTCCTCCGGGTCGGGCGCCTCCGGCCGGCCGTGGGCCACCGCGCAGAACCGGCAGGCGCGGGTGCACACGTCGCCCCCGATCATGAACGTGACCGTGCCCTGCCCCCAGCAGATGGGGAGGTTTGGGCAATGTGCGGACCGGCACACCGTGTGCAACCCCCTCTCCCGAAGAAGCCCGTCCATGCGACGCACCGTGGGCCCGGCCGCAGCAGGGACCGCTACCCGCAGCCAGTCCGGTTTCACCCCGTCCACCGGGCGACCACCTCCCCGTCCACGGGCAGGAGGTTGGCATCGAACACGTCGGCGAACGCAGCCAGGGCGGCATCCCGCGCCGCGGCCACGGCCACCGGCCACCCGGCCAGGGTGGACAGGGATACCGCCCTCGCTCCGGCGATGCCACACGGGACGATGAGCGGGAACAAGTCAGGATGAAGGTCCACGTTCAGGGCCAGTCCATGTAGGGTCACCCAGCCCCACACGTGGACCCCCACCGAACCGAGCTTCCCGGTTCCATGCCAGACTCCAGGGAACCCTGGCCGACGGTCGGCGGCCACCCCGAACCGCCGCGCGGCCCGGATCATGACCTCCTCCAGGTTC from the Candidatus Acetothermia bacterium genome contains:
- a CDS encoding VWA domain-containing protein, translating into MRVKICVALAVLALAGVTWAAPVGIVFILDASNSMNQVLTGTTTKFAWAKEALVRVVAELSEETPFAVVAFGHRVPKDRVAASCADLELLVPFGTHRMAERPGIQGKIARLTAMGKTPLADALRFAAGAVSTSARIVLLTDGVETCNGDPMSAARELCGAGYVLDVVGVAVTPEMGGLLAALAQACGGRFVVARDPAELPALFREIAVVTPPPPQIPECFGKYRVDPAIVALLVDHLSYAVCSDPVWDVILRFLEVNPPDRVIVGTDGDDVLFGTAGNDLILGLAGNDQIYGLAGSDLLIAGPGDDIVQGGEGDDLILGGPGADLLLAGPGDDIVYGEDGDDRIEGEAGSDRLYGGPCNDVILGGLGCNVIDGGPGKNFVYDEGSCAPCPAPIQPQACPPAPPTPPVCTAPRAVKAVDEGGSIVLRAEIHDPDGDPVTVTWSAPTGFFSDPHAVETTYYAPWVTACEGEDVVITVVAEDACGAKATDRLILRVRNVNHPPAADAGPDLVVDEGGRIQILASACDPDGDALTYLWTVSCGRGSFDNPRALQPTYIAPFTSRCEGETVELTLTVRDACGAEAKDTVRVHVRNVNRAPWADAGPDLQVPEGGQIMILGKAGDPDGEALAISWWASAGTLLGAETLCPVFVAPEVEGCEAMDVTVILHVMDPCGASAQDSLTIRVFNVNRPPTVKADP
- a CDS encoding DUF501 domain-containing protein translates to MTDRPTTADFRVIAWQLGRPPEGVLAVARRCPYGYPQVVMSHPLHLFDDGFVVFPTLFWLTCPFLVAAVSRLEAAGGVKRYEALLARDPDLAVAYARAHETYRAERLALLAPEDREFLITRNAWDAVETGIAGLRNPRRVKCLHAQLGHFLAQRENPIGERVAAELPRLFCPPERVLCEAAQM
- a CDS encoding lipoate--protein ligase family protein, yielding MRVLLDLAFRDPTVNLGLEEAILAQVAEGRMPPTLRIWRNGRCVVVGRGQRAEDEADLALCERYRVPVLKRPSGGGAVYHHPGNLNFSLYLPLSGPWASVRGSQNRLSGLLAGAIRDRFGLPAEAREGAVFVGEPKVSGSAQLRRRALLHHGTLLLWPDALSMDSLLLALRPGYAPTGVPSHPAPVGHLSTLTGREVTVEDGIRTILEAFRPLGVPAVEAISLREWALAHGLAAAYRGEA
- the lipA gene encoding lipoyl synthase, which translates into the protein MDGVKPDWLRVAVPAAAGPTVRRMDGLLRERGLHTVCRSAHCPNLPICWGQGTVTFMIGGDVCTRACRFCAVAHGRPEAPDPEEPGRLARAVQELGLRYVVLTSVDRDDLPDGGAAHYAAAIRAVREAVPDALVEALLPDFGGDREALRTVVAAGPAVVGHNLETVRRLSPPVRDRRAGYDLSLSVLRTLKELDPQLRTKSSLLLGLGETEDELGEALADLGAAGVDIIVLGQYLRPTPRQLPVARYVPPEEFRRWEVRARAMGFPGVVSGPMARTSFRAAEAYRELGVRR
- the lipB gene encoding lipoyl(octanoyl) transferase LipB, with amino-acid sequence MRTVLHADLGRIAYGPALALQRRLHALRREGWIPDVVLSLEHTPVITIGRQGDEGHILAPPEELARHGVEVYPVERGGDVTYHGPGQLVLYPILHLREAGLDLHRYVWNLEEVMIRAARRFGVAADRRPGFPGVWHGTGKLGSVGVHVWGWVTLHGLALNVDLHPDLFPLIVPCGIAGARAVSLSTLAGWPVAVAAARDAALAAFADVFDANLLPVDGEVVARWTG